One segment of Ricinus communis isolate WT05 ecotype wild-type chromosome 8, ASM1957865v1, whole genome shotgun sequence DNA contains the following:
- the LOC8265346 gene encoding chaperone protein dnaJ 11, chloroplastic has translation MASTVSLYEVLGISASASCHEIKAAYRRLARSCHPDVVSMNQKEMSANEFMKIHAAYSTLSDPNKRANYDRDLYSRHRRPSFSSATVFAASGFTKTRNWETDQCW, from the coding sequence ATGGCTTCAACTGTATCATTATATGAGGTGTTGGGGATCTCAGCAAGTGCAAGTTGCCATGAGATAAAGGCTGCGTATCGCAGACTAGCAAGAAGTTGCCATCCTGATGTTGTATCCATGAATCAGAAGGAAATGTCAGCAAATGAGTTCATGAAAATTCATGCAGCTTATTCAACCTTATCGGACCCTAATAAACGTGCAAACTATGACAGGGATCTTTATAGCAGGCATCGCCGTCCGTCCTTTAGTTCTGCAACAGTGTTCGCAGCTTCTGGTTTTACTAAAACTAGAAACTGGGAGACTGATCAGTGTTGGTAA